The genomic window TTGAGTGAGGATCTTCTGTGGGAGATGGGATCCTAGAGCGCCTGGCTATGTGGAGGCCATCAAAGACTATTCCTTTGATGAGAAGGAAGATTATCCATCAGCTTAGATTAAACCAAAGTTAGGGTTTCCCCATAAGGGTAATTGAGGCATTGTCTTAGGGTGATTGCAGCCAACCTATGCCTATAAATTAAGTCTAGCGTTGGGCTGCACCTTGTGTGTGAGAACCTTTAGGGCTTTTTCAGAGCTTAAATTCAAATCCAAAGAGAAGATGTATCTTTGAGTGTGTTAGTTCCACTCTTTTGTAATGCgatgttttaaatttattttatgcaATTTAAATTCTACATTTACTTTCTTGCAATTTAAATTCCTATACGGTATCGAATCCTCTCCTTGCAATCTCCTATGGAGTgagttttcttttccttcccaCACTTTTTTGGATTTGGTTTTCCTTGCAATGAagggtttggattttgttttCCTTGCAATAAAGGGAGAGACAACCTCATGTGGCTTTCGAGCAAATTAAAAGGTTGAAGTTCTCAAATGAGCAGTTTCTTCGAGTTTTTCTTAGCACATTTTTTTGGCTAATAGCTACGGTCTGATGAAGTCATTTGAGAGAGAATTTTGAAGCAGTATCTAGGAGAAGATTTAGGAAGTTATTTTCACCTTACCTCTATAGCAGGTATCGGTCTTTCATCCTGTTAGTGACATGGCACATAAAGTTATAATATGGGATTGTATGGCAAGGCTCTAGCTCCTAAATCCATCCTACCTGGAGCTGAAGTCCAACCAAACAATTTAAATCAGTTCAAAACTTGAGCGAAGCATATCGAATTGCTAAACTGTATTTTCTTGAGTAGACTTCTTTTGTGAAACAAgatcatcagaattcagagttAGTATCAGCTTTGGACCGTTCAACACCATCTAAATTAGGATGTTGgcaacaacatatatatgccaTATTTGTCAGCCAAATCTAAATTCAAAAAGTTTATGGGAAAAGATCAAATTTACAAAATATGATATGAATGCTTATTGCAATTTCAAAGTACGAATATAGTTGCCCATGTATAGTacatcaaaagaaaaacaaatcgcTCTACATTGCGTTGACACATACATATAATATACCACACATTTTCACAACAATTCGTAGAACCATAAACAATAAAAATGGAGCGTGTAGTCTGAATTCTGAAGCAAATCTTCATTAACAACATGGCACAAACACAACTCTTTATAGTACAGCAAAGGAGAGCCGCACCAAGACATTAGAAGGTCATATTAGCACATTTCTCCCTTACATCTACAAAGAGATCAGAGCTTATGTATCTTTCACCACTACTTGGGAACATCGTATCAATCATCTTAccctttttctcctctctagcTTACCGCTTGTCggctccaaagtccaaaccctTGTTCTCCTCTATAACATCGTAACAACCAGCACCAAACCGATACCGAGAATACTGGTAACACCAGGTGTGATCAACCCTTTCTCCTCTGCATCTTCAATCACTCTGCAGAAGAAAAGAATTGCAAATGCTAGGGCTCTGGTTGGTCACACTCTTTACATATGCATTTTGTAAATATCTTGATCTGATAAATGAAAAATGATGCATAGAACTGAATAAAGAAGTGCACTATGTCAATCAGAACTGATGAAATGATTCGCAAGAAAGAACGTACCTGAGGGCACTCCTTTCCTTGACAGTGCCGAGTGGGTGGTATGCTTCCATCTTCCCACCAATCGAGCCTCTACACCGTCTTTCTTCGTGATGTTCTTCATCTAAACAAGTGGCGTCCATCCAATCAGCTGAGAGCAAAGAGATAAAAACCACAAGACGTGAATTGCTATATGCACAATTCAAATGCTGAATATATGAACGAGGAAATACAATAGCACCATTTTAATCACGAAAACATTTCCGAGATGCCTTTCCTCCCATCCTCGTCCGTGCTTAATTTCTTCCCCCATCTCCACCTAGCTGTTGCATTTAATTGGGTGATAACTTCCGTCAGCTTCCTCGCCAGCGTTGACCGTATGACTGTATGAGAGGAGTTAACGGCTGATGGCGAGTCTCCCTGGCACGTGCATGTGTGAATGGAATTAGGGCTGATATTTCTTACTGGTTTTGTACATGTGGCGTAGCCGTGGCATGGAGGGAGAAGGCGACCTCCGATCAAATCTTTGTGATGTAATTTTCCGACCAAATAATCTGGAAACAAATTGACGCTATGAAATTTTTCCATAGCGTCTCATGCTCTGGACAAATGGGATACGGTAGCTAAGGTCCTCTCAGCATATTTATCTAAACACTTTGTGACCAAACTTTCCACGGCCGCCAGTGatcatttcttcaactgagaacGCTTGTAACACACGTAGTGCTGACAAGTGATCAGGACAATCGGTGAGTCCCGgggaggggggggagggggggtacAAGTGAGCATTCAAATCCAGTCAAATATATCCAACTTTTCACTCCTCCAGGATAAGGGGCatatttgggggagcttctagctgctgtAACTTCTCACAAAATcataagctcccccaaacagtttGGCTTTTgatccagattctgagaagctgtagttgtagaagccaggaaatgaactagaagccagaagctgggatacccagcttttccagattcttagaagttggctaccaaccagttgcttctcaaaattttaagcTCCCTCAAACAAGCCTGCCGCCCTAACTGGGTATTTGTTTTTAGCAACCGAGCCCCACCAAAAATTCAATTCTTTGCTTGGCTTTTAGCGAAAGAATGCCTGTCTATGAGCTCTATAATCAAGAAGATGAAACGTCATTCCACATCTTCATATATTGCTCCTTTGCTCGCTCCTTCTGGCAGGTAATTCAGCTTTGACCGTTGATTACCAGCATGGCCGAATTAGCAAGTTTGCAACAGCCGCCAAATCTCCCCCATAAACGCTTCCAAGttttttatcttctttgttCTTGGGGGTTTTTGGAATCACCATCATGATGTTGTGCTCCGTAAGATGCAATTTTAACTGAGATTAGTAACAAAATGCTTAGATGATGCCACTCTCTGGGCGGAACGCCTTAATGTCAATGATAGAGTGGTTGTTTCCTCGTGGAAGGAaactctctcctcctctctaaGATAATATGTAATCTAATCCAAAAACTGTGTATGACCtccatcttaaatttttatatgaaattcAAGTGCATGacctttcttaaaaaaatgtaaattgcGTTCACGGTACATAAACTTATGAGGTGGGTGCAGCTTAGTACAAAAGATTGCAAAACGCTTATTTTAGTGCACAATCTTGTCTGGTGTGTGCAAACCATGTCCAATGTATGACACCGAAACTACTTTTGCTGAGTTGGAAGGTGAGTAGGATGCCATCTCTGCATGTACGTAGTGAGTGCTCAGGTTGGTTGCACATGTGCACTTTGGacttctattaaaaaaacccTCCCGTTGTTTGGTATTTCTATCAAGGTATATTACCAATCGAATGAATCTGAGAGGCAGTTGAGGCTTGTCACTGTGGCCAGTATGAGCAGGGTTCCCAAAACCGCATGTAACCGAGCGGTTGCCATACTTATCGCGGGgtaagataaaaggaaaaccacGGTAAgtcggtaacctccttaaatccaaataaattttaaaaataatttgaaattttaataaattttatacgTACCGCCGGAGCACAGTAACCCTGCCCCCAGCGGTTTGGAAAACCTTGAGTATGAGTGTAGCCGGGTGTTAACTATGGCGATGGTGGTGACAGATGAGATCGAATCTagtggcggcagtggcggggATGTcatggccgacggcgacggtggcaggaATGTCGAGTCTACCGATGCTGGGGAGGTTGAGTTTAGCGGCGCAGCTGTGGCAGCAATAGCTGCCGGCTGCTGATCTTGCCTTGATCAATGTTGACGTCTCCCGAGCAAAGCCCTTCCATCGAGATCCAATTTACAACCCTTCTACCTTCTGTAATCCAATCCAACATCCAATCTCCTGATTTATCTTTTTCCGTCGCTAACCCCAAGGCCACCCGAAATCAATCGATGTCATGGACTGTAAAGACAAATAGAGGAGTGAAGGAATAAAAATAAGTATGGGGGTTATTGCAAATATGTGCAGTCTATGTTCTGGTCTTTTCCGCATGCACTACATAATGTCTACCAAAACGGGagtttttcaagttttttaccAAGTTGCTCCCATCTCAATTTActcgaaaaaaaaattccatagcGTCAATTTCACATTCATGTTCGTATCTCAAATTCTAAATTTCACATTCAAAAGCAAATGTGGAAATGAACCTGTAGAggatttttatttgtttttcctttttggccAAAAACTTGAGCGTGCGGCccattttcctttgtttttattttttttgaaaggaacacAGTGGAGGAGGCCTCCACGGTAGATATATTAAAAGGAAGAATTATGTACAcaggaaaacaaaacaaaaatttaaaagaacaaaaagaacaaaagagaaaagggcaAAATTACAAAGTATCAATCCATGATTGAACCATGGGACTGTGAACCTCCTTGAGCCTAATTAAATGTAGACCCAAATCCATCTTCAGGTTGCACTTCCAGGAAGCTACAGTAGGCAGTACTCCATTGAAAACCAAATTATTTCTTTCCTTCCATATGTTCTAGACTGCAAGTAAAAGGAGCTCCATGAAACAGACATTTGAGAAAAAAGCGCTCTGAGATTGAATCATCCTATGAAACTCAAGGTTGGAACTCCAAGACCAAACCAAAACCCTCCAACATTGCGCACTGAagtcacaaaagaaaaatagatgtTCCCTCGTCTCTCTGACTCCCTGGGGGCAGCAAGAGCAAAGCATTGTTGCATTGATCGGCATACAGTGCTTTCTATCCAAGAGATCCCTTGTATTGACTCTATCCATAAAAAGTAGCCAAGCAAAAACTTTTATCTTCATATTCAACTTACTCCCCCAAATCCAACCAAAAGTAACAGGAGGCGATAGAGACCAGAAGCTAAGCTTATAAAACAGCTGAGACGTGTATTTTGGGGACCCCCAGATAAAAGTCCAAGTATCACATATATTCCCCAAAGAAAATGGCTGCAGACTTTCATTTAAAGACGTGTATTCTTCAAAAGCTTGGGAAGACAGGGGCAGGAAAAACTGATCCTGTGGCTCACAAGCCAAGTGCTAAGCAATAGTATCATTCTTGTGTTTAGCAAAGGAGTACAGTCTTGGATAGTCTCTTGACCTAATACTCCCCTCCCAAAGGTCATCCCAAAATAACACTGCCTTTCCATCACCAACAATTGGCTTTGCAATGCCTCTAAAAAGGATATCAAATTGGAACACATCTCTCCACCAAAAGGAACCACATACTCTAGCCGCTTGTGGGGGCACTAGTGCGGTAATATGAAGACCAAACCAAATTGGCCCAGGTAATACATGATCTGTTGTAGAATTTATGCAAATGTTTCATCAGGAGACCTTTGTTTTGGACCCTAAGGTCAATCACACCCAAGCGACCTTTCCCTTTAGGCTTACAAACCTTTGACCAAGCAGCTAGGGATTTCTTAGTCGAATTAAGGTCATTTCCTCTCCAAAGACAGTGTCTtcttgctctatcaatagagTCAATCACTGAAGAAACATGCAATGATAAGGTGCACATGTAATAGGTTGGTAAGGAGGAGAGCACCGAGTTAACCAAGGTCAACCTATCCCCATAGGATAGAAAGGAAGAACTTGCAGTAAATCTTCTCTCTATTCTGTCAGTTAAAGGAGAGAAGTCAACCACTCTAGGCTTAGTTGTTCCTAATGGCAGCCCTAAATAAGTAAAGGGCAGAGACCCTAGAGAGCAACCAAAGGTTGAGGCCATGTGCTGTGCCCTTTCTTGGCTCAGATTGAGGGGTATCAAACAAGACTTCGTATGATTCATCTTGAGGCCAGTAGAAGCAGCAAATGAGTTCAACAATGCCTTGAGAGCTACCAGCTGAGGGGCAGAAGCTTCCATGAAGAGAAGGGTTGTCATCAGCATACTGAACAATTGGGAAGTTAGAGTCACCAGCAACAGGAATAGGAAGAGCAAGGAAACCTCTCTGAAAAGCCTTATTTATGATTGACTGTAACAAATCAGCCCCCAAAGCAAACAACAGGGGGATAAGGGATCCCCTTGTCTTACCCCCCTTTTACACTAAAAGAACCTTCCTGGAACCCCATTCAGAAGAACCTTCCTGGAACtccttgtttttatttttcattcgtTCCCGGCCCGTTCAACAACCTATACAAAATTTGTTCACTTGCTTGTGTATCAGAGTTGTATATTTGGATTGATCAATGTCTACGACACTTTTTTTTGTGACTATAAGTATAATTAAACACTCATTTTCGAGAACATTATGAATAATTAATACTCGACTGATTATCGTGTACATTACTGAAACAGGGTACACAATCGACAAACTATGGCTCACTCTTACACACACGTACGTATGGCAGCTGCAGACACTTGTTTGCTACGGCAGGACTGCAGGAGTACATGAATGTACTTATATGTGTGTGCTTTTATGACAGAAGCCAAACATGTAAATCATTTttgttattaaaatatattcatggGAACAACACATATGTAGTACGTGCTCTGTCGCATACACATCAAGAAGCAAATCTGAACCAAGCAAGACTTGACGATCTCTTGCATATCCAACGGTCATTGATCGATCAGTACTTGAAGAGATCGGAGCTGAGGTATCTGTCGGCGCCGCTAGGGAGCATGGTGACGATCATCTTCCCCTTGTTCTCCTCTTTCGCCGCAAGCTGTGTCATCCACGAATATTCATGAGATCGAATGATCGATCCacaagtactactagtacatatATAGATAGGCATGGACGCATGGTCCACCGGAGCAGTTTTATTTACTCCATATCCGTTTCAagttatttattgttttagcTTTGTATGAAGTGAAATATTTCTAACTTTGActtctattttctagaatttatatagtttatcatcatattattcatatttttgaACTTACCATAAGAAATACTTTCATACTAGTATATAACTTACATGTTGTTCAACTATatgaatttttagaaattaattgCTAAACTTTGGAACACATGATTTAGTACAAAACTAAAACGACAAATAATTTAGAACACGAGAGTGTTGCTCATATTATTACAAATAATATAAGGTATGTATTGGTAAGTAAATTAGGAGTGTAACGTTGATTGGGAGCATCCTTGATTAGGGGAAATAAGAAATATCATCGTTGGTGCAAACTCTAGTtggtatatataataaaagagaAGTAAAAAAGAACAGAGTTGATCAGGAGCATTTACCTCCAACGGAACATGTAGAGAAGTAACTTCACACATTGGAGACCATATAGTAAAAAAAGAGAAGTAACTTCACACATATAGAGAAGTAACTTCACACATTGGAGACCATGCTGACATAATAAAAGACAAGTAAAAAAGAACAGAGTTGATCGGGAGCATTTACCTCCAAGCAAACAGCTATATTTGCACCAgcagaaataccaacaagcaacCCCTCCTCCCTGGCCAGCATCCTCGCTTTTGTTATGGAATCGTCACTACGTATTGTCTTCACTTCATAGTTAATAATAGGTTTATGTGCCTTCAAAATTTCTGTTTCAAAACCCACCCCTATGCCCTGGATCCTGTGCTTGCTGGCTTTGCCACCTAAACAGAGCCAAATTAAACTGCTACTTAGTTGTGGTGATTTTGCATTAGGGTAAATGCCATTTATCTATATATTACTAGaaaggggagagaaaaaaatatgttatctATGCGTACATAGAATTACCTGACAGTACGGGGCTTTCCGCAGGTTCCACGGCGACTATCCTTATAGATTGGTTTTTCTCCTTTAGGTATTTTCCTACTCCTGCTAATGTGCCCCCTGAACCCACAGACGTCACAAAAATATCCACTTTGCCTGCTGTATCTTTCCAAATTTCAGGTCCTGTTTCCAAAAGAGAGATATAACCATCAGTTTGcggttgttttgttgtttgtgTTATATATATCTTATTACTATCGAATTTGTGTTGTAATATTCTTATAATccaatcataatttttttaggcCAGTTGTTGCCGACGTATTTTGTATAAGAAGAAGGTGTCTTATTTTAGGAGAAACGGGACTAAGCCTTACAATACACAattaattagaaaaactaaGCAAAAAACCACAACTACAACATACTGTGAATAAAAAGAGTAGGTTTTCGAAAGGTATACCTGTCCACTTATAATGTGCCTCTACGTTTGCTTCATTGACCATTTGATCAAGATTATAAGAAttttttatactttttttaagTTCCTCAACCTTTTTCTccatattcctatatggacctTCTGCATAAAATTGAAAAGAGAAGTCCATACGATCAATGCAGCCAAAAACATGCTTAACTCTAGATGGTATATGTAAGAAATGTTTTAGGCTTTTCGTACTACTACAAAGAAAATATCCAAATGTTTGTAAGAGCTATCTTATCGGTTAATTGATACaaccttagagcaagtttaatatactataagccaactataaggTTATGTGGACCAGGAGAAAGAATTTAAaagctctcatgcaagagcaaGCTATTCACATACTTCAAGATGAAACAATAAATGCATAGGTGAGAgacagagagaaaagaaaaagatattgATAACCTTATAGCTTATCTATTATACATGTTAACTTTAATATGAGCTATAAGCTCATAGTTaactctactattaaacttggtGAGAATAGAGGGTAAACTCAATTTGTAATCATTTGTCATTAAGATCAAGCTATTTGTTAGGTGCTTTAAATGGTCATGTCTAGATCTTTGTGCAAGACTACCTAGCTATACCATCGATCTGAGAGACCGATCTTTCTTGTCTAGTATGGGAtgtgtattatatatatttgaccattcacATCCTCATTAATCTCCAACTATCCTTGTTCATGAATCATAAGATATTAGTGCAAGCCACTGATAATGGATTATGGCTTCAAAGCTAAATCTCAAAAATTGACTTATAAAACCGTTAGACACTAAGGATTGGTGTTTTGCCATTTTGTAGTAGTATCAGTGTCTGCTTACAACAAATGATCCGCGAGGAGAGGTGGTGATGATGGTACTATACCCATCAATCCCACAAATTCTTCCGATTTGAACATCAACTTAGTTGTTGCAAGAGTCCTACAGTTGATAACTGTATGTTTGTTGAGGTGTTTGTTTTAGAATCTtatgttgtttttcttcttgttttacTTGCTTGAATCTTATATTATTTGTTGAGGTGTGTGTGGACATGTATTTGATGTAGTCATACAAGGTGGGATGCTTAAATAAGTGAACAATTTAATGTTTACATAGATCAGATTTCTAATTAAAAATTATTAGTTTGTTTAAGGCATATATTGTGTTTAGTTTGTATCTCTTTTTATCTCCTTAATCCCCCGTAGAAGAGATGGTTGCAACCATCCTTCGACAGTTTGGGAATGATGCTACAAGTATCTAGAATGAAAGGAATTTCAACCCCCATTTGCTAGGCATATAGTAAAGCTCGACATATATAGATAATCAGCTAGAAGGATAGTTTGTGGGTCAACTCATTTCAGTTTTTGTCATTTGTTTTAGTGTTTGAAAATGGTATGGCTAGGTTTAAACTAAAATATTTATAGAGATTTGTAAACACCCTTGTTGATCCAATGCCAGCATTTATGTGTCATGCTTTTTAAACTCCCCAAAATCTTTATAAACATGGGATTAATTAGGTGTAAATACCGGCGCTAGGTAAAGACCTCCTAAGCAGGTCCTGTTTTATTGATTAAATTTGTCTTTAATAGTTCTAAAATATTATGactttgctatattttttatagattttatACTAGTAATTAACAATTAAAATAATGTCTTGTGAGTAAATTTCTCTctaaaatatcatttatttgtgGCTAGAGGTAgtagttgttgttgtttttaagAAATGGAGCAACCTCGAAAGGATCACACCACCATTaattatctatatctatattatTCTAAAAAGAAtgtaatggtggtggtggttaaTCTACCATCTTCACAAActctatttaatttgttttactaactattcattttatattacaaatagtcatatatattggttcaacaTTATTTCATCTTTAAAATACAAGTTCATCATGCAAAGACATCTATAGGGATGAATTGTTCTAAAAACCTTACAATCAATTGTTCCAAATAATGCTAGGTCATGTATAATTCGTATCTATCCATAACAAAGCACATGTATTTATCTAGTAAAAGATAATAATATGGtctagaaaagttttgatgcaGCTAAGGCACAGGCAGAAAGGTACCAACCAGCCATAGTGATCGTCATACTGCAAGCATGTATAAGTACGTATTTAACACTTACCAGTTGTTCTTACTTCGGCGCCCAAATACTTTATTAACTTCTGCTTATCAGGTGGATAGTTATTAGGGATTACAGCAATAAATTTGTAACCTTTCTGAATAGCAACAGCGGCCAAACCAA from Oryza glaberrima chromosome 6, OglaRS2, whole genome shotgun sequence includes these protein-coding regions:
- the LOC127777412 gene encoding cysteine synthase-like, with product MYSTMITSTRTYYYRFQPNDQSPGRFALQCHATTTPTIRSCTNMPYAIMGRSRAFPFSSFTLGRAPALVLSKRSKGKDERVMATEEEDGATEEEDARKGIPFLLSSQEENIAPDILQLIGWTPLIEMKKINASRRAAGVRLVGKMETYQPLCSVKDRTALGMIEDAEKRGSISPGDTLIEATSGNLGIGLAAVAIQKGYKFIAVIPNNYPPDKQKLIKYLGAEVRTTEGPYRNMEKKVEELKKSIKNSYNLDQMVNEANVEAHYKWTGPEIWKDTAGKVDIFVTSVGSGGTLAGVGKYLKEKNQSIRIVAVEPAESPVLSGGKASKHRIQGIGVGFETEILKAHKPIINYEVKTIRSDDSITKARMLAREEGLLVGISAGANIAVCLELAAKEENKGKMIVTMLPSGADRYLSSDLFKY